A section of the Triticum dicoccoides isolate Atlit2015 ecotype Zavitan chromosome 7A, WEW_v2.0, whole genome shotgun sequence genome encodes:
- the LOC119330445 gene encoding cellulose synthase-like protein D2 — protein MDNNGGGGVLRHSNSSRLSRMSFSGEDGRGAQARAAPGGGAGADRPMVTFARRTHSGRYVSYSRDDLDSELANSDLAGGGGGFSPDREEFLSYHVHIPVTPDNQPMDPAISARVEEQYVSNSLFTGGFNSVTRAHLMDKVIDSEASHPQMAGSKGSSCAVNGCDGKVMSDERGQDILPCECDFKICAECFGDAVKNAGALCPGCKEPYKATEMEDLVGGGADGGARPTLSLPPPPGGAPASRMERRLSIVRSQKAMTRSQTGDWDHNRWLFETKGTYGYGNAIWPKENDADNGGAGGGGGGGHGGPDGQPPEFTSKPWRPLTRKLKIPAGILSPYRLLVLIRLAVLGLFLTWRIKHKNEDAMWLWGMSVVCELWFGFSWILDQLPKLCPVNRATDLAVLKDKFETPTPSNPNGRSDLPGLDIYVSTADPEKEPPLTTANTILSILAADYPVEKLSCYVSDDGGALLTFEAMAEAASFANMWVPFCRKHGIEPRNPESYFSLKRDPYKNKVRSDFVKDRRRIKREYDEFKVRINGLPDSIRRRSDAYHAREEIKAMKRQREAALDDAVETVKIAKATWMADGTHWPGTWIQPSAEHTRGDHAGIIQVMLKPPSDDPLYGGDGEEGRPLDFTDIDIRLPMLVYVSREKRPGYDHNKKAGAMNALVRSSAVMSNGPFILNLDCDHYVYNSQAFREGMCFMMDRGGDRIAYVQFPQRFEGIDPSDRYANHNTVFFDVNMRALDGLMGPVYVGTGCLFRRVALYGFDPPRSTEHGGCCSCCFPKKRKIKSTVSSGTSEETRALRMADFDDEEMNMSTFPKRFGNSNFLINSIPIAEFQGRPLADHPGVKNGRPPGALTVPRDLLDASTVAEAISVISCWYEDKTEWGQRVGWIYGSVTEDVVTGYRMHNRGWKSVYCVTKRDAFRGTAPINLTDRLHQVLRWATGSVEIFFSRNNALLASRRMKCLQRIAYLNVGIYPFTSIFLIVYCFLPALSLFSGQFIVKELDVTFLTYLLVITLTLCMLAVLEIKWSGINLEEWWRNEQFWLIGGTSAHLAAVLQGLLKVIAGIEISFTLTSKSGADDENDEFADLYIIKWTSLMIPPIVIMMVNLIAIAVGFSRTIYSEIPQWSKLLGGVFFSFWVLAHLYPFAKGLMGRRGRTPTIVFVWSGLLAITISLLWVAINPPSQNSQIGGSFQFP, from the exons ATGGAtaacaacggcggcggcggcgtgctgcgGCACAGCAACAGCAGCCGCCTCTCGCGCATGTCCTTCTCCGGCGAGGACGGCCGCGGAGCGCAGGCCCGTGCCGCCCCCGGTGGCGGCGCCGGGGCCGACCGGCCGATGGTCACCTTCGCGCGCCGCACCCACTCGGGCCGCTACGTGAGCTACTCGCGCGACGACCTCGACAGCGAGCTGGCCAATAGCGacctggcgggcggcggcgggggcttCTCGCCGGACCGGGAGGAGTTCCTCAGCTACCACGTGCACATCCCGGTCACGCCGGACAACCAGCCCATGGACCCGGCCATCTCGGCGCGCGTCGAGGAGCAGTACGTCTCCAACTCGCTCTTCACGGGGGGCTTCAACAGCGTCACCCGCGCCCACCTCATGGACAAGGTCATCGACTCCGAGGCCAGCCACCCGCAGATGGCCGGCTCCAAGGGCTCCTCCTGCGCCGTCAACGGCTGCGACGGCAAGGTCATGAGCGACGAGCGCGGCCAGGACATCCTGCCCTGCGAGTGCGACTTCAAGATCTGCGCCGAGTGCTTCGGGGACGCCGTCAAGAACGCCGGCGCGCTCTGCCCCGGCTGCAAGGAGCCCTACAAGGCCACCGAGATGGAGGACCTggtcggcggcggcgccgacggcgGGGCCAGGCCCACGCTCTCCCTGCCCCCGCCGCCCGGCGGCGCCCCCGCGTCCAGGATGGAGAGGCGGCTGTCGATAGTCCGGTCGCAGAAGGCCATGACAAGGAGCCAGACCGGCGACTGGGATCACAACCGCTGGCTGTTTGAGACCAAGGGGACCTATGGGTATGGGAATGCCATATGGCCAAAGGAGAATGATGCCGACAATGGCGGTGCcggcggtggcggtggaggcggGCATGGTGGACCTGACGGGCAGCCGCCGGAGTTCACCAGCAAGCCTTGGAGGCCGCTCACTCGGAAGCTCAAGATCCCTGCTGGCATCCTCAGCCCATACAG GCTTCTTGTTCTCATCCGCTTGGCCGTTCTTGGTCTGTTCCTTACATGGAGAATTAAGCATAAGAATGAAGATGCAATGTGGCTGTGGGGCATGTCTGTTGTTTGTGAACTCTGGTTTGGCTTTTCTTGGATCTTGGACCAGCTGCCAAAGCTGTGCCCTGTTAACCGAGCAACGGACCTTGCTGTCCTGAAAGACAAGTTTGAGACCCCAACACCGTCAAATCCTAACGGAAGATCTGATCTGCCGGGGCTTGATATATATGTGTCCACTGCTGATCCAGAGAAAGAACCTCCATTAACTACAGCAAACACCATTCTGTCCATCCTTGCTGCTGACTATCCTGTCGAGAAGCTTTCCTGCTACGTTTCTGATGACGGAGGCGCCCTCCTTACATTTGAAGCCATGGCTGAAGCCGCTAGCTTTGCTAACATGTGGGTTCCTTTCTGTCGCAAGCACGGCATCGAGCCTCGCAATCCTGAGAGCTACTTCAGTCTGAAGAGGGACCCTTACAAGAACAAGGTACGCTCAGACTTTGTCAAGGACAGGAGGAGGATCAAGAGGGAGTATGACGAGTTCAAAGTCAGGATCAATGGGCTCCCTGACTCCATACGTCGCCGCTCCGATGCTTACCATGCCagagaagaaatcaaggccatgaaGAGGCAGCGTGAAGCTGCTCTTGAcgatgcagtggagactgttaaaatTGCTAAAGCTACCTGGATGGCTGATGGCACACATTGGCCCGGTACCTGGATTCAACCCTCTGCGGAGCATACTCGGGGAGACCATGCTGGAATAATTCAG GTAATGCTTAAACCTCCTAGTGATGATCCCCTGTATGGCGGTGACGGTGAAGAAGGCAGACCCCTCGACTTCACTGACATTGACATCCGTCTGCCAATGTTGGTCTATGTGTCCCGAGAAAAGCGCCCAGGCTATGACCACAACAAGAAGGCTGGTGCGATGAATGCTCTAGTCCGTTCATCTGCTGTCATGTCAAATGGACCTTTCATCCTCAACCTGGACTGTGATCATTATGTCTACAACTCCCAAGCTTTCCGTGAAGGCATGTGCTTCATGATGGACCGTGGTGGTGACCGTATTGCCTATGTCCAGTTCCCCCAACGGTTTGAGGGCATTGATCCATCAGATCGCTACGCCAACCACAACACAGTCTTCTTTGATGTCAACATGCGTGCATTGGATGGTCTCATGGGACCAGTCTATGTCGGCACTGGCTGTCTGTTCCGCCGTGTTGCACTCTATGGATTTGACCCTCCGCGCTCCACAGAACACGGTGGCTGCTGCAGCTGTTGCTTCCcgaagaagcgcaagatcaagagCACTGTTTCCTCAGGTACATCTGAAGAGACACGGGCTCTGCGCATGgcagattttgatgatgaggagatGAACATGTCAACATTTCCCAAGAGGTTCGGTAACTCAAACTTCCTCATCAACTCTATCCCGattgccgagttccaagggcgccCGCTTGCTGATCACCCTGGTGTCAAGAATGGCCGTCCTCCTGGTGCTCTCACTGTCCCCCGTGACCTTCTCGACGCCTCCACGGTCGCCGAGGCTATCAGTGTCATCTCATGCTGGTATGAAGACAAGACAGAGTGGGGTCAGCGTGTCGGATGGATTTATGGTTCAGTCACAGAGGATGTTGTCACAGGCTACCGGATGCACAACCGTGGGTGGAAGTCAGTCTACTGTGTCACCAAGCGTGACGCCTTCCGCGGCACTGCACCCATCAACCTGACTGACCGTCTCCACCAGGTGCTCCGGTGGGCCACCGGCTCAGTGGAGATCTTCTTCTCCCGCAACAACGCGCTGCTCGCGAGCCGGAGGATGAAGTGTCTTCAGAGGATCGCGTACCTGAACGTGGGCATCTACCcgttcacgtccatcttcctcatcGTGTACTGCTTCCTGCCGGCGCTGTCGCTCTTCTCGGGGCAGTTCATCGTCAAGGAGCTGGACGTGACCTTCCTCACCTACCTGCTGGTGATCACCCTGACGCTGTGCATGCTGGCGGTGCTGGAGATCAAGTGGTCGGGCATCAACCTGGAGGAGTGGTGGAGGAACGAGCAGTTCTGGCTCATCGGCGGCACCAGCGCCCACCTCGCCGCCGTGCTGCAGGGCCTCCTCAAGGTCATCGCCGGCATCGAGATCTCCTTCACGCTGACCTCCAAGTCGGGCGCCGACGACGAGAACGACGAGTTCGCCGACCTCTACATCATCAAATGGACCTCGCTCATGATCCCGCCCATCGTCATCATGATGGTCAAcctcatcgccatcgccgtcggctTCAGCCGCACCATCTACAGCGAGATCCCGCAGTGGAGCAAGCTCCTCGGCGGCGTCTTCTTCAGCTTCTGGGTGCTGGCTCACCTGTACCCGTTCGccaagggcctcatgggccgccgcGGCCGCACGCCGACCATCGTCTTCGTCTGGTCCGGCCTCCTCGCCAT